One part of the Desulfobacterales bacterium genome encodes these proteins:
- a CDS encoding ATP-binding cassette domain-containing protein has product MDKEPIINVKNLIIKYEDSLILDNINFDIFQGEIFIVLGSSGCGKSTLLRHLIGLNKVFSGQVIIDGQDITNCSDDLFYKTLRKIGVLFQGGALIGSMTVAENVALPIIEYSGLSKSVVDNLVKLKLSMVGLVDYADYLPSEISGGMKKRAGLARALALNPKILFLDEPSAGLDPITSAELDELILNINKNLGMTMVIVTHELESIFRIAQRIIMLDKQTKGIIAEGDPLFLKNNSQNPYVKQFFNRTVR; this is encoded by the coding sequence ATGGATAAAGAACCTATAATAAACGTTAAAAACCTTATTATAAAATATGAAGATAGCCTAATACTCGATAATATAAATTTTGATATTTTTCAAGGTGAAATATTTATTGTACTTGGTTCAAGCGGGTGTGGTAAAAGCACATTACTTAGGCATTTAATTGGGCTAAATAAAGTATTTTCTGGACAAGTTATTATTGATGGTCAAGATATAACTAATTGCAGTGATGATTTATTTTATAAAACCTTAAGAAAAATAGGGGTTTTATTTCAAGGAGGCGCTCTTATAGGCTCAATGACTGTAGCCGAAAATGTAGCATTACCAATAATTGAATATTCTGGACTTTCGAAATCGGTTGTAGATAATCTTGTGAAACTAAAACTCAGTATGGTTGGACTTGTAGATTATGCTGATTATCTTCCATCTGAGATAAGTGGAGGAATGAAGAAGAGAGCCGGTCTTGCAAGAGCTCTCGCCCTTAATCCTAAAATACTTTTTCTGGATGAACCTTCCGCTGGCCTTGACCCAATAACATCCGCTGAACTTGACGAACTAATTTTAAATATAAATAAAAATCTTGGAATGACTATGGTCATTGTTACCCATGAACTTGAAAGCATCTTTAGAATAGCTCAAAGGATAATTATGCTTGATAAACAAACAAAAGGAATCATTGCTGAAGGAGATCCTTTATTTTTAAAGAATAATAGCCAAAATCCTTATGTAAAACAGTTTTTTAATCGAACTGTGCGATGA
- a CDS encoding MlaE family lipid ABC transporter permease subunit: protein MNFKVNETNTGGILINFNGRLDIENTATVISDIKKIVSKKIVQSLILDLQSLTYLDDFGALALFEIKTFALEQQKEFSIINIPSHIQDIFDYIKFDSLEKMLAGKKRKKFNIFVNIGESIIDNVINIKFMISFLGSTILAFFYVCAHPSSLRVEDTITQMEKTGVSALPIVALISFLLGLIMAFMSSLQLQQFGANIYVASLVALAMTSELGPIMTAIIVAGRSGSAYAAEIASMQISEEVDALVTMGFDPTHFLVMPRLIASLIVIPILTLFANVFAITGGLIVGLFILDITASSYINQTIETLSLFEVVWGIGKSFIFAVSISWIGCLRGFQARGGASSVGQAATSAVVTSIFMIVVIDSVFAIIRAYWM, encoded by the coding sequence GTGAATTTTAAAGTAAATGAAACAAACACAGGGGGAATATTAATTAATTTCAATGGAAGGCTCGATATTGAAAATACCGCAACTGTAATATCAGATATAAAAAAAATTGTATCAAAAAAAATTGTTCAATCCCTGATTCTTGACCTTCAATCCCTAACCTATCTTGATGATTTTGGCGCTCTTGCTCTATTTGAAATAAAAACTTTTGCATTAGAGCAGCAAAAGGAATTTTCTATCATCAATATTCCAAGCCATATACAAGACATATTCGATTACATTAAATTCGATTCATTGGAAAAAATGCTCGCCGGCAAAAAAAGAAAAAAATTTAATATATTTGTCAATATTGGTGAATCCATTATTGATAATGTCATTAATATTAAATTTATGATTAGCTTTTTGGGTTCTACGATCCTTGCTTTCTTTTATGTATGCGCCCACCCTAGCTCATTAAGAGTTGAAGATACAATAACTCAAATGGAAAAAACGGGTGTTTCAGCTCTTCCGATAGTTGCTTTAATAAGCTTTTTACTTGGCCTTATCATGGCATTTATGTCTTCTCTTCAACTCCAGCAGTTCGGAGCTAATATTTATGTCGCGTCACTCGTTGCCCTTGCAATGACTTCAGAATTAGGGCCTATTATGACAGCCATAATAGTTGCTGGAAGATCTGGCTCTGCTTATGCCGCTGAAATAGCAAGTATGCAGATATCAGAAGAAGTTGATGCTTTAGTAACTATGGGTTTTGATCCAACTCATTTCCTTGTCATGCCTCGTCTTATTGCTTCATTAATAGTTATTCCTATACTAACTCTATTCGCTAATGTTTTTGCCATAACAGGAGGTCTTATTGTAGGACTTTTTATATTGGATATTACAGCGTCGTCTTATATTAACCAAACAATTGAAACTCTTTCCCTTTTTGAAGTAGTATGGGGTATAGGAAAAAGTTTTATTTTTGCCGTAAGCATCTCGTGGATTGGATGTTTAAGGGGTTTTCAAGCAAGAGGAGGAGCTTCGTCAGTTGGTCAAGCAGCAACTTCCGCAGTTGTTACAAGCATATTTATGATAGTAGTCATTGATTCAGTATTTGCCATAATCAGAGCTTATTGGATGTAA